Proteins co-encoded in one Syntrophorhabdaceae bacterium genomic window:
- a CDS encoding tetratricopeptide repeat protein — protein sequence QLEPDSIEAYNNLGYVYEKMERFGSAKQMFQKALQLNPNDPEAFVNLANIADLQGDYNGAISLWKKAIEVDPGTASPHFCLAVMYDRHDMFDEAMEQYQEVIAIDPDHIKALFNLGNLYIQHGEYNKSLECFRRVLELDDRNADAWNNLGSIYEEMGKDDEAITAYRRSLNLNNFQEEAHFNLARLEYEKNLENFISEKSEEIKKRLYFILSINPKNSKALQMLKGLEENLQP from the coding sequence CAACTGGAACCGGATAGCATCGAGGCATACAACAATCTGGGGTACGTCTATGAAAAGATGGAGAGATTCGGCAGCGCCAAGCAGATGTTCCAGAAGGCTCTCCAGCTAAATCCGAACGACCCCGAGGCATTCGTCAATCTTGCCAACATCGCCGATCTTCAGGGTGATTACAATGGCGCGATCAGCCTCTGGAAAAAGGCCATCGAGGTAGATCCCGGTACAGCGTCACCACATTTTTGTCTTGCCGTTATGTATGACAGGCACGATATGTTTGACGAGGCCATGGAACAGTACCAGGAGGTTATTGCAATAGACCCGGACCACATCAAGGCCTTATTTAATCTCGGCAACCTCTACATCCAGCATGGAGAATACAACAAATCGCTGGAGTGTTTCAGACGGGTATTGGAACTGGACGACCGGAACGCGGACGCGTGGAATAATCTTGGCTCCATCTACGAGGAAATGGGAAAGGATGACGAGGCTATAACTGCCTATAGGCGATCACTGAACCTGAACAACTTCCAGGAGGAGGCCCACTTTAACCTTGCCCGCCTGGAATATGAGAAAAATCTGGAAAACTTCATCAGTGAAAAGTCAGAAGAGATCAAGAAAAGATTATATTTTATCCTCTCAATTAATCCGAAAAATTCAAAAGCCCTTCAGATGCTGAAAGGCCTTGAAGAGAATCTACAGCCTTAG
- a CDS encoding AAA family ATPase yields MYTEYWGLKKPPFDNVPDPSMYVESHASVENTIAETLFAIEEGNECLTVIVGDVGLGKTLSLRMILDSLDHEKYKIAFVTNPDMSFVQLLKEIIGQLTGKQCERRGKVDLLETFNKLLFETIDEGKKVLIFIDEANAISPANLESLRLLTNMQDDTRNLFTIVLAGQMELASRLEHPKRANLFQRIGTYNRIDKIESEELVRNYVETRVKLAGGTRNIFTDDAIHWLWEYSDHGVPRLVNKIAKLCLKAGETNRFDTIIGDVVKQIGERFEKLTGPAIQKRKSRERPTPQAPREEIVTEKDRKKKILPKEAKAEHVAPPPPPPEEVVREVVVIPPEPQVTIPPAEEKIQEPLAEVPPPPAAEPPPPPAAEPPPPPAAEQPPTPPPPEAPPEPPDEPDVATIAGFKIKIDIPPHILEQTQSANTEHRRKIAGVLAAQTLEKNPQLTASPSVDPVSIWSEILNVIMKKLGS; encoded by the coding sequence ATGTATACTGAATACTGGGGTCTTAAAAAGCCACCATTTGATAATGTGCCGGACCCGTCGATGTATGTGGAATCCCACGCATCGGTTGAAAATACGATAGCCGAGACTCTTTTTGCAATAGAGGAAGGGAATGAGTGCCTCACCGTTATTGTCGGCGATGTAGGCCTGGGTAAAACCCTGTCGTTAAGGATGATCCTTGATTCACTGGATCACGAGAAATACAAGATTGCCTTTGTCACGAACCCCGATATGTCCTTTGTCCAGCTATTAAAGGAGATCATAGGTCAATTGACGGGAAAACAGTGCGAAAGAAGGGGCAAGGTCGATCTCCTGGAGACTTTCAACAAACTTTTATTTGAGACGATCGATGAAGGGAAAAAGGTGCTCATATTTATAGACGAGGCGAATGCCATATCTCCGGCCAATCTGGAGAGCCTGAGGCTCCTTACGAATATGCAGGATGATACAAGGAACCTTTTTACCATAGTCCTGGCGGGACAGATGGAACTGGCAAGCAGGCTGGAACATCCGAAACGGGCCAATCTTTTTCAGCGTATCGGAACATACAACAGGATTGACAAGATAGAGTCTGAGGAATTGGTCAGGAACTACGTTGAGACACGGGTGAAACTGGCAGGTGGAACAAGGAACATTTTTACCGATGACGCGATCCACTGGCTCTGGGAATACTCTGACCACGGAGTGCCCCGCCTTGTCAACAAGATTGCCAAGTTATGTCTGAAGGCAGGAGAGACGAACCGCTTCGATACCATCATAGGCGATGTGGTAAAGCAGATTGGTGAGCGTTTTGAAAAGCTGACAGGTCCTGCTATCCAGAAGAGAAAGAGCAGAGAACGGCCGACGCCTCAGGCGCCCCGTGAAGAGATTGTAACGGAAAAGGATAGAAAGAAAAAGATATTGCCGAAAGAGGCAAAAGCAGAGCACGTTGCACCGCCGCCTCCGCCACCTGAGGAAGTTGTACGGGAAGTAGTGGTAATACCTCCGGAACCGCAGGTCACTATCCCGCCGGCTGAAGAAAAGATACAGGAACCCCTTGCAGAAGTACCGCCACCACCGGCCGCAGAGCCTCCGCCACCACCGGCCGCAGAGCCTCCGCCACCACCGGCTGCAGAGCAGCCACCAACGCCACCGCCCCCCGAAGCTCCTCCGGAACCACCGGATGAACCGGATGTGGCAACTATCGCTGGATTTAAGATCAAGATCGACATCCCACCCCATATCCTTGAGCAGACACAGTCTGCAAATACCGAACACCGGAGAAAGATCGCAGGGGTACTGGCCGCACAGACGCTTGAAAAGAATCCCCAGTTAACAGCTTCACCGTCTGTTGACCCGGTATCGATATGGAGCGAGATCCTTAATGTGATAATGAAAAAACTGGGGTCCTAA